From Funiculus sociatus GB2-C1:
AACGACACTAATATGCCTCCGCGACAATTAAAAAGTCGCTCTACCCTAGATTACAGCTCCCATACCCCCAACACCAAGTTGCATTTGGACAGGTTTAAGGTCTTCAACTCCATAACTGATTCGCTTACTTTCCCCATCCGGCTGCACCTCATAGTACCCACCCTCCATCACCTTCCTAACCGTACCTAGCTTTCCGATATAAGGCGATAAAGGATTCCAAGAACTTGGGTCAATACACACACGCGAACCAACTTCGAGTAAAGACACCACCTCCAAACTTTTAATCCGCCGTTGCTTTTCCGGCTCCAAAAGCTTCCAAGCTTCATCTTCGTAAGCCTCATATAAAGCAATCGCATTCTCAACCTCAGCCCAAGTTCGACACTGCAACAGTAACTTAGCTAATTGCAACGCCGGAGCCTCCTCACCAGCATCAGACACCACATCTAATACAGGTGACTCTAAGCTGGCTAACTCCACCTCTAAAGATTCCTCACAAGTGACGCATAAAGTGTCTAATCCCGATGGCTCCTCAAAACCCTTACCCGATAAAGCATTGAAACCAAGTGCCAGCTGACTGACTTCCCCTTCTTTACAATTACACTCCGTTGCCACTACTAATTCAGACTTACAATCTCCTTTATAAATAAGAGAAGATTCGTCATCAAAGCTAGAAAGCATACCCTGTATAGTTTCTGACCTGTCACCTAATTCACCACCTAATCCGGCACCTGAAGAATTACCGAGAGAATTCTCATCTGTCACCCGCTGCATCAACAAATAGTCATGAGTTGGGATATTCAGATCCACATCAGTACGTAGCCTCAACCCCTGAATAAACTTACCTATCTTCGTCACCTTCCGCGACACCTCCCAACCCAAGACACTCCGACACAACTCCAATAAATCTGGACTGAAATTCTTATTGGCTTTCGGAGAAGTCCCAGATTGTTTGCAGTGCAAGCAATAAGACCCGTACAAAGTCCGAGGAGTGCCGTTTAATCCCTCCTCCTTATCGTTACCAACCGGAGTAATAGCCAAAACATCGTAAATTACCCAGTCATTGACCCAAGCAGCAATAGAATCAACACGGGCGCGGTTTTCCCAAAACTCCAACGTGCATTCTGGGATATCCACCAGCCCCATCAACACCTTAGTGACATGGGCATCCGAGAGACCTAAAACATGATTAGTAAAAGCATCTAACTCCCCCGCGAACTCAGCATTCAGGTCACGACGTGAGTGGACTGACACCGAGTTATTGCAAGGGACCGTAATCACCCGTCGCGCTATCCGCGAAGCAGCATCCCCCGTGAAGATAGGAATATTAGATAAAACCAGCGTCATCCCGTCATATTGATACTGGAAGCCTTTTTTCCCCTTCTCCTCAGCCCGTATCCAATCATCACCTGTCAGAGAAAGAAACTTACCCAACTTCCCAGTCTGCTTATCTTCATCCCAGAACACCACTAAACGCTTTCTATAAGCATTAGCAGCTTCAAATCGATTCCCACACCAATCCTCCAAAGTCGTGCTGTAGATGTTGTCAGACCCAATTAAATCAGTCAGCAGCCGTCCAAACGTTCCCTTACCCGTTCCACCAAGACCAATCAAGTGCAGGAACTTATGCAAGTCTTTGCGCCCTTTTAAGACAGCATTACAAAAACACAGTAAGGTTTCCTTAATCGCTGCATTGCCGTGGGAAAGGTGGTTGAGAAACGCTTCAATCCTGCTCCAATTCCTGCCATTAGGGTCATGGTCGCGGGGTAGCTGCCAAGTGAGGTGATAACCTGGCGAGTGAGGCAGGAGCTTACCTGTAGATACTTCCAGAACCCCATTGCGGAAAGGTAGCAGTTCTTTAGGAGAAGGCTCTACCCATTTGCGTTTAATCAGCAAAACCCGCAGGTTCTTCACCACATTGGTGATATAGCTATAGCTCCCATAGCCTCTGATTCCTTTAGAATCCAAAATTTTGGCGACAATCGACTCCATATATTCATTAGTCTCGATAGACCAGATACCGGGATTGTCAGCTTCATAGCGCATCCAATAACCGATTTCATCGTTGAAGGCAAGTTGTTCGCGGTACTCTGCGGCGATTTCATGAGCCACCAGGTCTGCTGGGGGAATCTTTCCGGTTCTTTGACGCTGATTGTCAGCATTGCGATATCCGTGAAACTGCTGTTCTAGTTTCTTGAGCCATTCACTATAAGGTGTAGCGTTATTCACAACTTCATCCCATTTCTCTTGACCATGAGCCACAATGAAATCATCGCAACCCTTCCCTAGTTGTAAATCCCAAGTGACGATACGGACAATCGCTTTGGCAACATTGAGAAGATGCCCCAAGAACTTGAGTGCGGATTGGACTTCCGGCTTGACCACAATATCAGCGTCAAATACCAAGTCAACCTGTCGTCCTGGCGTAATGAAAGGTTGTAAGGACGGTATCAGAGCCCGTTTCTTTTGTTGACCATTCCAGACACCCGTCAGAGCGATTCCCACATAGCCACCGGAAAGCAAGCAGGCAGCTTTTTTAACTCCCTCAGTGATGCTAATCGGGATTTCTGGATGTTCTAGTACCCAAGCCCAGAAACCAAGGGCTTCTCCAGAATCATTGATTTCAACCTGCTCTGGCATAGACACCCCATAACGACAAGCTATCGAATACCAAGCACTCAAAGAAATTCGCAGGAAGATAGCTTCTGAGACAGCGCCTTTGGGGAAACTGAAATATTTTTGTGGTTTATCCGAGTCAGGGAACTGAATTGCCTCGTCGGGTTTGAACTGCCCAAAATTCCGAGAAGCGCCGGTTATCGGGTCAATTCCTTGGACGTACCAGCCAGCTGTGCCACTATAGGCTTTCCAGGAGAGTAGCTGAGCAATTTTGGTTGGGTGCTCCAGACTTTTGAGGTTGAGGCAAGCGATTTCGGGTGAGATTCCGCTGCCGTCCATCCATTCGTTCAGGTGAGCTGGGAAATATTCGGGAGAAAAAAAAGATTTGTTTGTAGATGTTGGTGCCACCATAAAAACCTCCAAAAGTATATGTAGTGCGCGATGGAGGCGTTGGAGGGAGGAATTTAATTAATCTTTGACCAAACTTAGGCAAAAAAAGTTGACAAGTTTGGAGCCAGATTAAGTAAAATGTAAATGCCACGGTCTAGCTCCCCACGATTTATTTCGTGGTTAGCCCTCATCGCGCATTCTCAGTTGGTGATCTGGTCAGCAAAACTTTCGCACCTTCTGAGTTAGGAAAAAATTCCTAGCCCGTGGCAAATATTTAGTTGTTTATCAATAGCGCTCTTAAAGAGCGTTTTTCGGGAAGCTGAAGTAACTTAAGGGTTTACTTGTGAGAACGTGGTCGTCTTTGAAGCACCCGATGCTAAGTAAACTTGCGAGCCCTGAGAGAATTATAAGCGGGCAGGTTGAATTTGCACGCGAAATTGATAGAGATTTTGGTTTAT
This genomic window contains:
- a CDS encoding DUF3854 domain-containing protein codes for the protein MVAPTSTNKSFFSPEYFPAHLNEWMDGSGISPEIACLNLKSLEHPTKIAQLLSWKAYSGTAGWYVQGIDPITGASRNFGQFKPDEAIQFPDSDKPQKYFSFPKGAVSEAIFLRISLSAWYSIACRYGVSMPEQVEINDSGEALGFWAWVLEHPEIPISITEGVKKAACLLSGGYVGIALTGVWNGQQKKRALIPSLQPFITPGRQVDLVFDADIVVKPEVQSALKFLGHLLNVAKAIVRIVTWDLQLGKGCDDFIVAHGQEKWDEVVNNATPYSEWLKKLEQQFHGYRNADNQRQRTGKIPPADLVAHEIAAEYREQLAFNDEIGYWMRYEADNPGIWSIETNEYMESIVAKILDSKGIRGYGSYSYITNVVKNLRVLLIKRKWVEPSPKELLPFRNGVLEVSTGKLLPHSPGYHLTWQLPRDHDPNGRNWSRIEAFLNHLSHGNAAIKETLLCFCNAVLKGRKDLHKFLHLIGLGGTGKGTFGRLLTDLIGSDNIYSTTLEDWCGNRFEAANAYRKRLVVFWDEDKQTGKLGKFLSLTGDDWIRAEEKGKKGFQYQYDGMTLVLSNIPIFTGDAASRIARRVITVPCNNSVSVHSRRDLNAEFAGELDAFTNHVLGLSDAHVTKVLMGLVDIPECTLEFWENRARVDSIAAWVNDWVIYDVLAITPVGNDKEEGLNGTPRTLYGSYCLHCKQSGTSPKANKNFSPDLLELCRSVLGWEVSRKVTKIGKFIQGLRLRTDVDLNIPTHDYLLMQRVTDENSLGNSSGAGLGGELGDRSETIQGMLSSFDDESSLIYKGDCKSELVVATECNCKEGEVSQLALGFNALSGKGFEEPSGLDTLCVTCEESLEVELASLESPVLDVVSDAGEEAPALQLAKLLLQCRTWAEVENAIALYEAYEDEAWKLLEPEKQRRIKSLEVVSLLEVGSRVCIDPSSWNPLSPYIGKLGTVRKVMEGGYYEVQPDGESKRISYGVEDLKPVQMQLGVGGMGAVI